The Candidatus Nanohalovita haloferacivicina genome has a window encoding:
- a CDS encoding 30S ribosomal protein S14 — protein sequence MSYEAVLEQIKHKKGKRQKFEKHNAPKHRDYGKSKKECRRCGRTGRGVISKYELNYCRQCFREIAEELGFKQLN from the coding sequence ATGAGCTACGAAGCAGTACTCGAACAAATCAAACACAAGAAAGGAAAAAGACAGAAATTCGAAAAACACAACGCTCCAAAACACAGAGACTACGGAAAATCCAAGAAAGAATGCAGAAGATGCGGAAGAACAGGAAGAGGAGTAATCAGCAAGTACGAACTCAACTACTGCAGACAATGCTTCCGTGAAATCGCAGAAGAACTCGGATTCAAACAACTCAACTAG
- a CDS encoding 50S ribosomal protein L5, whose translation MNEMKQIEIAKVTVNTSAGEVGDQVEKGFTLLEKLTGKQPVRTSSKDASKTFGLREGLNIGAKVTLRGEEAREFLEKVLPAADNQISAEAFDGNGNFAFGIGEYIDVPGMDYDADIGMKGFEVVVNLERPGYRTKRRDHKPREIGKDHKVDDEDAQEFVEEELGAEVTQ comes from the coding sequence ATGAACGAAATGAAGCAGATAGAAATCGCAAAAGTAACAGTAAACACATCTGCTGGCGAAGTAGGAGACCAAGTAGAAAAAGGATTCACCCTACTCGAAAAACTAACAGGAAAACAGCCAGTCAGAACCTCCTCAAAAGACGCATCCAAAACATTCGGCCTAAGAGAAGGCCTCAACATTGGAGCAAAAGTAACACTAAGAGGAGAAGAAGCAAGAGAATTCCTAGAAAAAGTACTACCTGCAGCAGACAACCAGATCTCTGCAGAAGCATTCGACGGAAACGGAAACTTCGCATTCGGAATCGGAGAATACATCGACGTACCCGGAATGGACTACGACGCCGATATCGGCATGAAAGGATTTGAAGTAGTAGTCAACCTGGAAAGACCAGGATACCGAACCAAAAGAAGAGACCACAAACCAAGAGAAATAGGAAAAGACCACAAAGTCGATGACGAAGACGCCCAAGAATTCGTCGAAGAAGAACTTGGAGCCGAGGTGACCCAATAA